In a single window of the Streptomyces sp. NBC_00353 genome:
- a CDS encoding ROK family transcriptional regulator, producing MHSSPRPEAVPVPTPAASLVFTTTLSHGPLTRAEIGRRTDLSPAAVTKAVRPLMAAGYLVEGVDEEAPPSLGRPANLVRVDGGRALFIGVKVTGDEIIAVLTDLCCRIRVARHVRITARDPGAVLASTAALVQELLTEADGFGVRVSGVGLAVSGDVDRAAGVVRYSPFLDWRDVPLAELAQAVTGLPVTVDNDVRALTVAEQWFGAGVGVPDFALVTVGAGIGCGLVVHGRVVSGAHGVAGEIGHLSIDPQGPPCHCGNTGCVEAIAGDAAIIRRVGEVTGLSVTDSAQALELAHRGDPGAREVYARAGEAIGRAIGAVVNVLGPQRVIISGEGLAAYDLFAEQIRDTFAAAAFGTAAQCDVMTRPLPFEEWARGAAATAIQSFIGTEHV from the coding sequence ATGCACTCGTCGCCCCGTCCCGAGGCAGTCCCGGTTCCGACGCCGGCCGCTTCTCTGGTCTTCACCACCACGCTGTCCCACGGCCCGCTCACCCGGGCCGAGATCGGCCGGCGGACCGATCTCTCACCGGCCGCGGTCACCAAGGCCGTACGGCCCCTGATGGCGGCCGGCTATCTCGTCGAGGGCGTGGACGAGGAAGCACCGCCGTCTCTCGGGCGGCCCGCCAACCTCGTACGGGTGGACGGTGGCCGCGCACTGTTCATCGGGGTCAAGGTCACCGGGGACGAGATCATCGCGGTCCTGACCGACCTGTGCTGCCGCATCCGGGTCGCCCGGCACGTCCGGATCACCGCCCGTGATCCCGGAGCCGTGCTCGCCTCGACCGCCGCGCTCGTGCAGGAACTCCTCACGGAGGCCGACGGGTTCGGGGTGCGGGTGAGCGGCGTGGGTCTGGCGGTGTCCGGAGATGTGGACCGCGCCGCCGGAGTGGTCCGCTACTCACCGTTCCTGGACTGGCGCGACGTGCCGCTCGCCGAGCTGGCGCAGGCTGTGACGGGTCTGCCCGTCACCGTCGACAACGATGTCCGGGCCCTGACGGTGGCCGAGCAGTGGTTCGGGGCCGGGGTGGGAGTGCCGGACTTCGCTCTGGTGACCGTCGGTGCGGGCATCGGCTGCGGTCTTGTGGTGCACGGCCGGGTGGTCTCCGGTGCGCACGGCGTGGCCGGCGAGATCGGGCATCTGTCCATCGACCCGCAGGGACCGCCGTGCCACTGCGGCAACACCGGGTGCGTGGAGGCCATCGCCGGTGACGCCGCCATCATCCGTCGGGTCGGCGAGGTGACCGGACTGTCGGTCACCGACTCCGCGCAGGCCCTTGAACTCGCGCACCGTGGCGATCCCGGGGCCCGGGAGGTGTACGCACGGGCCGGGGAGGCCATCGGACGGGCCATCGGGGCCGTCGTCAATGTCCTCGGACCCCAGCGGGTGATCATCTCGGGCGAGGGCCTGGCGGCGTACGACCTGTTCGCCGAGCAGATCCGCGACACCTTCGCCGCCGCCGCCTTCGGTACCGCCGCCCAGTGCGACGTGATGACACGTCCGCTGCCCTTCGAGGAATGGGCGCGCGGGGCCGCGGCGACCGCGATCCAGTCCTTCATCGGTACAGAACACGTATGA
- a CDS encoding SGNH/GDSL hydrolase family protein, with protein sequence MSGAAHRALIAVVVLAATVLAPAHATSSAAAATPVPDPSVVTWAASADRLGESPSDRSYRLVVRTSVGGSGMRVRVSNAFGDRPLVIGSAYAGLRKSGARLVAGSNRKLRFDRAESVTLAPGEIRYSDPLPGRTEAGSDLAVSLYVRTAGGPATGHGMALQTSYATAGDHAAEERDGAYTEQIGSWFYLDAVSVDTGPGTGAVVTLGDSITDGWQSTTDKNLRWPDFLARRLHGTPSSTVQGVANAGISGNQVLVDGAGQSALARLDRDVLSLPGVRTVVLFEGVNDIKSHSGVTAASLTAGYRRIIDRAHAAGKCVVGATVLPYQGWSEWDPQGDAVRMEVNEWIRTSGAVDAVADFDKVLRSPYNPQRLLPTFDGGDHLHPNDKGMQAMADSIDLGDLECDGASG encoded by the coding sequence ATGAGCGGCGCAGCGCACCGCGCCCTGATCGCGGTCGTGGTCCTCGCCGCCACAGTTCTCGCCCCCGCCCACGCCACCTCCTCCGCCGCCGCGGCGACTCCCGTGCCCGACCCGTCGGTGGTCACCTGGGCGGCCAGCGCGGACCGACTGGGCGAGTCCCCGTCCGACCGCAGCTACCGTCTGGTCGTCCGGACCAGCGTGGGCGGCAGCGGGATGCGCGTCCGGGTGTCCAACGCGTTCGGCGACCGGCCACTGGTCATCGGCAGCGCATACGCCGGGCTGCGCAAGAGTGGTGCCCGGCTGGTCGCGGGCTCCAACAGGAAGCTGCGCTTCGACCGGGCGGAGTCCGTGACCCTGGCGCCGGGCGAGATCCGCTACAGCGATCCGCTGCCCGGGAGGACCGAGGCCGGCAGCGATCTGGCGGTCAGCCTGTACGTACGGACGGCGGGCGGTCCCGCCACCGGGCACGGGATGGCTCTCCAGACGTCGTACGCGACCGCCGGGGACCACGCGGCCGAGGAACGGGACGGCGCGTACACGGAACAGATCGGGTCGTGGTTCTACCTCGACGCGGTCAGCGTGGACACCGGCCCCGGCACCGGCGCCGTGGTCACCCTCGGCGACTCCATCACGGACGGCTGGCAGTCCACCACCGACAAGAACCTGCGCTGGCCCGACTTCCTGGCACGCCGGCTGCACGGGACGCCGAGCTCCACGGTGCAGGGTGTGGCCAACGCGGGGATATCCGGGAACCAGGTCCTGGTGGACGGCGCCGGCCAGAGCGCGCTCGCGCGCCTCGACCGCGACGTGCTGTCGCTGCCCGGGGTGCGCACGGTGGTCCTGTTCGAGGGCGTCAATGACATCAAGTCCCACAGCGGTGTCACGGCGGCCTCGCTGACGGCGGGCTACCGCCGGATCATCGACCGGGCCCACGCGGCGGGGAAGTGCGTCGTCGGCGCCACCGTCCTCCCCTACCAGGGCTGGTCGGAGTGGGATCCACAGGGGGATGCGGTACGCATGGAGGTGAACGAGTGGATCCGCACCAGCGGTGCGGTGGACGCGGTGGCGGACTTCGACAAGGTCCTGCGCAGCCCGTACAACCCGCAGCGGCTGCTGCCGACGTTCGATGGAGGGGACCATCTGCATCCCAACGACAAGGGCATGCAGGCGATGGCGGACTCGATCGACCTCGGGGACCTCGAGTGCGACGGCGCGAGCGGGTGA
- a CDS encoding alpha-galactosidase D translates to MRSPTRPATRALRSALVLAVTAGLAVAVPTAQAAPSESPAISPVATTAVTDAAGTGEDGVAQKPYMGWSSWSLQTTSYPGINPDGNYSYLTEANVTKQTDALASKLKKYGYEYINIDAGWWRGWDWTPEFDAYGRQKADKARFPSGMKAVADRIHGKGLKAGIYLPVGLEKEGYGEGKLPIWNTDNCTTGDIVYSDLRTTNGWDSSYKLDFSKPCAQKYVDSQAQLIADWGYDFLKLDGVGPGSFKSGDNYDNRADVAAWQKAIKSTGRPIHLEISWSLDINYAKDWKATSNGWRVDTDVECYCNTLVSWENSVEDRWRDTPGWTRYAGPGGWNDLDSINVGNAAMSGLTKAERQSYMTLWAVAKSPLFSGDDLTQLDDYGLSLMTNRDVLKINQQPGKPAKPITSVGDEQVWASQNPDGSYTVALFNLGDSASPVTADWSALGFTGQASVRDVWNSENLGRYKDGITQALPAHGSRLFTVTPQGPALKTTAYEAESPDNVLTGSASVADCAECSGTKKVGNLYLGGTLQFTHVVVKQAGRYLINVAYTSGDPRSIGVSANGKAPVATAFPATGGWGAADTISVPVTLKAGSNTVTFDSGTGYSPDIDKIDVPLR, encoded by the coding sequence ATGCGGTCACCCACCCGCCCCGCCACGAGAGCCCTGCGCTCCGCGCTGGTACTCGCCGTCACCGCAGGCCTGGCAGTCGCCGTGCCGACGGCGCAGGCTGCCCCGTCCGAGTCCCCCGCCATCTCCCCCGTCGCCACCACCGCGGTCACCGACGCAGCCGGCACCGGCGAGGACGGCGTAGCCCAGAAGCCGTACATGGGCTGGAGCAGCTGGAGCCTCCAGACCACCTCGTACCCGGGGATCAATCCCGACGGCAACTACAGCTATCTCACCGAAGCCAACGTCACCAAGCAGACGGACGCCCTGGCCTCCAAGCTCAAGAAGTACGGCTACGAGTACATCAACATCGACGCCGGCTGGTGGCGCGGCTGGGACTGGACGCCGGAGTTCGACGCGTACGGGCGCCAGAAGGCCGACAAGGCACGCTTCCCGAGCGGGATGAAGGCGGTCGCCGACCGCATCCATGGCAAGGGTCTCAAGGCCGGCATCTATCTGCCCGTCGGTCTGGAGAAAGAGGGATACGGCGAGGGCAAGCTGCCGATCTGGAACACCGACAACTGCACCACCGGTGACATCGTCTACAGCGATCTGCGGACGACCAACGGCTGGGACAGCTCGTACAAGCTCGACTTCTCGAAACCGTGCGCCCAGAAGTACGTCGACTCGCAGGCGCAGCTCATCGCCGACTGGGGATACGACTTCCTCAAGCTCGACGGTGTGGGTCCCGGGTCCTTCAAGAGCGGCGACAACTACGACAACCGCGCGGACGTCGCGGCCTGGCAGAAGGCCATCAAGAGCACCGGACGGCCCATCCATCTGGAGATCTCCTGGTCGCTCGACATCAACTACGCCAAGGACTGGAAGGCCACGTCCAACGGATGGCGCGTCGACACGGATGTCGAGTGCTACTGCAACACGCTGGTGTCGTGGGAGAACTCCGTCGAGGACCGGTGGCGTGACACTCCCGGGTGGACGCGGTACGCCGGTCCCGGCGGCTGGAACGACCTCGACTCGATCAATGTCGGCAACGCCGCCATGAGCGGCCTGACCAAGGCCGAGCGGCAGAGCTACATGACGCTGTGGGCGGTCGCCAAGTCGCCGCTGTTCAGCGGGGACGACCTCACCCAGCTCGACGATTACGGCCTGTCGCTGATGACCAACCGCGACGTGCTGAAGATCAACCAGCAGCCGGGGAAGCCCGCCAAGCCCATCACCTCGGTCGGTGACGAGCAGGTCTGGGCGTCCCAGAACCCCGACGGCAGCTACACAGTCGCCCTGTTCAACCTGGGTGACTCCGCCTCCCCGGTGACCGCCGACTGGTCGGCCCTCGGCTTCACGGGCCAGGCGTCCGTGCGTGACGTGTGGAACAGCGAGAACCTCGGCCGGTACAAGGACGGCATCACCCAGGCCCTGCCGGCCCACGGCTCGCGTCTGTTCACCGTCACCCCGCAGGGCCCCGCACTGAAGACGACGGCGTACGAGGCGGAGTCCCCGGACAACGTCCTGACCGGTTCCGCGTCCGTCGCCGACTGCGCCGAGTGCTCGGGCACGAAGAAGGTCGGCAACCTGTATCTGGGCGGCACGCTCCAGTTCACGCACGTCGTCGTCAAGCAGGCCGGCCGCTACCTCATCAACGTCGCCTACACGTCGGGGGATCCGCGGTCGATCGGCGTGTCCGCGAACGGTAAGGCGCCCGTTGCGACGGCCTTCCCGGCCACCGGGGGCTGGGGAGCCGCCGACACGATCAGTGTGCCGGTCACGCTGAAGGCGGGCAGCAACACCGTCACCTTCGACAGCGGTACGGGCTACTCACCCGACATCGACAAGATCGACGTTCCGCTCCGGTAG
- a CDS encoding glycosyl hydrolase family 95 catalytic domain-containing protein — translation MNDQHPHTPAQPSTSTSRRRVLSLAAAVGSLTALGGLPAFAATAPPKRPTTSPMLAEGQGSTTRMWYRAPAGETTMLERALPVGNGRLGALVGNDPSHELLFVSDATMWTGGINDVLEQDGQFPYGRADFGSLTQLAHVTVDIPEHDLGTVNSYRRELDLAQGLVTSSYIRSGVSFERRVFASQPDDVIVVQFSQRGGGHYTGTVSLDGTHDETTSADGAHDSLSFGAEFTNGLRYGAAVTAHSTSGSVITQGSKIVFTRCADLTVVISGGTNYSPDPKAGYRDTDLDPAALARTKVRTAVRHSPTALLHTHVADYRDQFDGMQISLGPSTAEQRALDTWERLKARTQQDGPDPEFEALYLQFGRYLMISSSRGGLPVALQGPWLDGNDPDWMGDYHTDINIQMNYWMADRTALSRNFDAFTDYCLSQLPVWTELTQSLFNDPRNRFRNSSGKIAGWTVAFSTNIYGGLGWWWHPSGSAWLCNTLWEHYEYTQDRQHLAKIYPLLQGACEFWETRLLTMTVTDADTGKEREVLVADKDWSPEHGPQDAKGITYAQEVVRDLFAHYREASALLGRNAAYSKTVAGLQERLYMPEVSPKTGWLQEWMSPDNLGETTHRHLSPLVGLFPGDRIRPDASPAALVKGATELLTARGMENFGWANAWRSLCWARLKHAENAYQLVITNLRPSVDGSNGSAMNLFDIYETGKGRGIFQIESNFGTPAAMIEMLLYSRPGHIELLPALPAAWARSGSVTGIGARSGFVVDLSWRDGRVREATIRSVGGRRTTVTAGGISHDVDLRAGESVTLRNFR, via the coding sequence GTGAACGACCAGCATCCGCACACCCCTGCGCAGCCCAGCACCAGCACCAGCCGCCGTCGCGTGCTCTCGCTCGCCGCCGCCGTCGGATCGCTCACCGCTCTCGGCGGCCTCCCCGCCTTCGCCGCCACCGCCCCACCGAAGCGCCCCACCACGTCCCCGATGCTTGCCGAGGGCCAAGGTTCGACGACGCGGATGTGGTACCGCGCACCGGCCGGCGAGACGACGATGCTGGAGCGGGCACTGCCGGTCGGCAACGGCCGCCTCGGTGCTCTCGTCGGCAACGACCCCTCGCACGAACTGCTCTTCGTCTCCGACGCCACCATGTGGACCGGCGGGATCAACGACGTACTGGAGCAGGACGGGCAATTCCCCTACGGGCGGGCCGATTTCGGCAGCCTCACCCAGCTGGCGCACGTGACGGTAGACATCCCGGAGCACGATCTCGGCACGGTCAACAGCTACCGCCGCGAGCTCGACCTCGCCCAGGGCCTGGTCACCTCCAGCTACATCCGCTCGGGTGTGTCCTTCGAACGCCGCGTCTTCGCAAGCCAGCCGGACGACGTGATCGTCGTGCAGTTCTCCCAGCGCGGTGGCGGTCACTACACCGGCACCGTCTCGCTCGACGGCACACACGACGAGACGACATCGGCGGACGGCGCGCACGACAGCCTTTCCTTCGGCGCCGAGTTCACCAACGGGCTCCGCTACGGCGCCGCGGTCACCGCGCACAGCACGAGCGGATCGGTCATCACCCAGGGCTCGAAGATCGTCTTCACCCGGTGTGCGGACCTGACGGTCGTGATCAGCGGTGGTACGAACTACTCCCCCGACCCGAAGGCCGGCTACCGGGACACGGACCTCGACCCGGCCGCACTCGCGAGGACCAAGGTGCGGACCGCCGTACGGCATTCACCCACCGCACTGCTGCACACCCATGTGGCCGACTACCGCGACCAGTTCGACGGCATGCAGATCTCGCTGGGCCCTTCCACGGCCGAGCAGCGGGCGCTCGACACCTGGGAGCGGCTGAAGGCGCGTACCCAGCAGGACGGGCCCGACCCGGAGTTCGAAGCGCTGTACCTTCAGTTCGGCCGCTATCTGATGATCAGCAGCTCCCGGGGCGGCCTGCCGGTCGCCCTCCAGGGCCCGTGGCTGGACGGCAACGACCCGGACTGGATGGGTGATTACCACACCGACATCAACATCCAGATGAACTACTGGATGGCCGACCGCACCGCGCTCTCCCGCAACTTCGACGCGTTCACCGATTACTGCCTCTCCCAGCTCCCGGTCTGGACGGAACTCACCCAGAGCCTGTTCAACGATCCGCGCAACCGGTTCCGCAACTCCTCGGGCAAGATCGCCGGCTGGACCGTGGCGTTCTCCACGAACATCTACGGCGGCCTGGGCTGGTGGTGGCACCCCTCGGGCAGTGCCTGGCTGTGCAACACCCTGTGGGAGCACTACGAGTACACCCAGGACCGGCAGCATCTCGCGAAGATCTACCCGCTCCTCCAGGGTGCCTGCGAGTTCTGGGAGACCCGGCTGCTGACCATGACGGTCACCGACGCGGACACCGGCAAGGAACGTGAGGTCCTCGTCGCCGACAAGGACTGGTCGCCGGAGCACGGCCCCCAGGACGCGAAGGGCATCACCTACGCCCAGGAAGTGGTGCGGGACCTCTTCGCGCACTACCGCGAGGCCAGTGCGCTGCTCGGCAGGAACGCCGCGTACAGCAAGACCGTCGCCGGGCTCCAGGAGCGGCTGTACATGCCCGAGGTCAGCCCGAAGACCGGTTGGCTCCAGGAATGGATGTCCCCGGACAACCTCGGCGAGACCACTCACCGCCATCTCTCCCCGCTGGTGGGCCTGTTCCCGGGCGACCGCATCCGGCCCGACGCGTCGCCCGCGGCGTTGGTGAAGGGCGCGACCGAACTCCTCACCGCGCGTGGGATGGAGAACTTCGGCTGGGCGAACGCCTGGCGGTCCCTGTGCTGGGCACGACTGAAGCACGCGGAGAACGCGTATCAGCTGGTGATCACCAATCTGCGGCCGTCCGTCGACGGCAGCAACGGCAGCGCGATGAATCTGTTCGACATCTACGAGACCGGGAAGGGCCGCGGGATCTTTCAGATCGAGTCCAACTTCGGTACTCCCGCCGCCATGATCGAGATGCTGCTCTACTCGCGCCCCGGACACATCGAACTGCTGCCCGCACTGCCCGCCGCCTGGGCGCGCTCCGGCTCGGTCACCGGCATCGGGGCGCGCAGCGGTTTCGTCGTCGACCTGAGCTGGCGCGACGGCAGGGTCCGCGAGGCCACCATCCGCAGTGTCGGCGGGCGCAGGACCACGGTGACGGCGGGCGGCATCTCGCACGACGTCGACCTCCGCGCCGGGGAATCCGTCACGCTGCGGAACTTCCGATGA
- a CDS encoding carbohydrate ABC transporter permease gives MSSVGSAPPAAPPRAPAPARPDAPRARPRPLRLGRGDRLFLTVIVGIPLLALLVFVWLPALASIGLSFTSWDGIEPSDIRWVGLDNYLEIFTNYPPFWPAVQHNVVWLLFTALLPTPFGIFLAYQLDRKIRFTRFYQTAIFLPMVLSLAVVGFIWEIIYNPDNGLLNGVLNGAAPGHHIDWLGDPDLNLWAVLIASAWRHTGYIMILYLAGLKGFDPALKEAASLDGANGRQTFLRVVFPALKPVNIIILVVTVMESLRAFDIVYVLGGGVGSKPGMELLSLLITDNIIGESSHIGYGSALAVVLLIVSLLAIGTFLAQTFRKEDQ, from the coding sequence ATGTCCTCCGTAGGCTCGGCGCCTCCCGCCGCCCCTCCCCGGGCGCCCGCACCGGCGCGCCCCGACGCCCCGCGTGCCCGCCCACGGCCGCTGCGGCTCGGCCGCGGTGACCGCCTCTTCCTCACGGTCATCGTCGGTATTCCGCTGCTCGCCCTGCTGGTCTTCGTCTGGCTGCCGGCGCTGGCCTCCATCGGACTGTCCTTCACCAGCTGGGACGGCATCGAACCGAGTGACATCCGATGGGTCGGCCTGGACAACTACCTGGAGATCTTCACCAATTACCCGCCGTTCTGGCCCGCGGTCCAGCACAACGTCGTCTGGCTGCTGTTCACGGCGCTGCTGCCCACCCCGTTCGGCATCTTCCTCGCGTACCAGCTCGACCGGAAGATCAGGTTCACCCGCTTCTACCAGACTGCGATCTTCCTGCCCATGGTGCTCTCGCTCGCCGTGGTCGGCTTCATCTGGGAGATCATCTACAACCCCGACAACGGACTTCTCAACGGCGTCCTGAACGGGGCGGCACCCGGCCACCACATCGACTGGCTGGGCGATCCGGACCTCAATCTGTGGGCCGTCCTCATCGCTTCGGCCTGGCGGCACACCGGCTACATCATGATCCTCTATCTGGCCGGTCTGAAGGGATTCGACCCCGCGCTGAAGGAAGCGGCCTCGCTCGACGGCGCCAATGGACGCCAGACGTTCCTGAGGGTGGTCTTCCCGGCACTGAAGCCGGTCAACATCATCATTCTCGTCGTCACCGTCATGGAATCGCTGCGGGCGTTCGACATCGTCTATGTGCTCGGCGGCGGTGTCGGCAGCAAGCCCGGCATGGAGCTCCTGTCGCTCCTGATCACCGACAACATCATCGGTGAGTCCAGCCACATCGGTTACGGCTCCGCACTCGCGGTCGTCCTGCTCATCGTCTCGCTGCTCGCCATCGGGACCTTCCTTGCCCAGACCTTCCGCAAGGAGGACCAGTGA
- a CDS encoding carbohydrate ABC transporter permease, with amino-acid sequence MTATVTPPAAGPRTRRTPLPDAGPSRPRRQTGRHVLLGGIAFLWLVPLLWAVYTSLRPYSDTSRHGYLSLPHSLGFENFGTAWRQSGMPHFFWNSVLITVPAVLGTLLFSAAVAFFVSRFDFRWNVVLLMLFTAGNLLPAQVLITPLYRLYLLIPLPGWMSDSFLLYNSVWGIIVIHIAYQCGFCTFVLSNYMRTIPKEITEAALVDGAPVWRQFFQIVLPLCRPAFAALATLESIWIYNDFFWSLALIETGDKRPITSALANLQGQYFTNPNLIAAGALMTAIPTLLVYFALQRQFISGLTLGSGK; translated from the coding sequence GTGACCGCGACCGTCACACCGCCGGCGGCCGGCCCGCGCACCCGCCGCACGCCGCTCCCGGACGCGGGCCCCTCGCGCCCGAGGCGACAGACCGGACGGCATGTGCTGCTCGGCGGGATCGCCTTCCTGTGGCTCGTTCCGCTGCTGTGGGCGGTGTACACCTCGCTGCGGCCCTACTCGGACACCAGCAGGCACGGCTATCTCTCCCTGCCGCACAGTCTCGGTTTCGAGAACTTCGGCACCGCCTGGCGCCAGTCGGGGATGCCGCACTTCTTCTGGAACTCCGTCCTGATCACGGTTCCGGCGGTCCTCGGCACGCTGCTCTTCTCCGCCGCGGTGGCCTTCTTCGTCTCCCGGTTCGACTTCCGCTGGAACGTCGTCCTGCTGATGCTCTTCACCGCGGGCAACCTGCTCCCCGCCCAGGTGCTGATCACTCCGCTGTACCGGCTCTACCTGCTGATCCCGCTGCCCGGCTGGATGAGCGACTCGTTCCTGCTCTACAACTCGGTGTGGGGCATCATCGTCATCCACATCGCCTACCAGTGCGGCTTCTGCACCTTCGTCCTCAGCAACTACATGCGGACGATCCCGAAGGAGATCACGGAGGCGGCGCTGGTGGACGGCGCCCCGGTGTGGCGCCAGTTCTTCCAGATCGTGCTGCCGCTGTGCCGTCCCGCGTTCGCGGCGCTCGCCACCCTCGAATCGATCTGGATCTACAACGACTTCTTCTGGTCGCTCGCCCTGATCGAGACCGGCGACAAACGCCCGATCACCTCGGCACTCGCCAACCTCCAGGGCCAGTACTTCACCAATCCCAACCTCATCGCGGCCGGCGCACTGATGACCGCGATCCCGACGCTGCTCGTGTACTTCGCGCTCCAGCGCCAGTTCATCAGCGGGCTCACCCTCGGTTCGGGCAAGTAG
- a CDS encoding ABC transporter substrate-binding protein — protein sequence MTMQSRILSPVTDPSRRTVVRGTLGVGAAALAAPLLTACGGGPSADPKTVTFGSNGADATPKSAYAAVTSAFTKDSGLKVKTNTVDHDTFQKSISTYLQGTPDDVFTWFAGYRMQYFAKKGLARPLDDVWDTIGSGFSDAAKQLSKGEDGKYYFVPLYNYPWAVFYRKSVFKERGYEPPRTWSEFTALAKQMKKDGLSPIASGYGGGDSWSILGAFDYLNLRANGYDFHMSLMRGEVSWTDRRTSRTLDLWRELSPYYQQGAGGRSWQDAAQSLLDKKSGMAVIGLFLGQQITDEKLRADIDFFAFPEIDAAHGQDTVEAPTDGFMLSRKPKNEKGAARLLEFLGSAQAENLYMGADPSNVAVHSAADTGSYNALQKKSAELIASAKHITQFGDRDSDPGFVSTVVLPGLAQWLGHPDDGSALLKKIESQRSRFFTA from the coding sequence ATGACGATGCAGAGCCGCATCTTGTCGCCCGTCACCGATCCCAGCCGCCGCACGGTGGTCCGGGGCACGCTCGGAGTCGGCGCCGCCGCACTGGCCGCGCCGCTGCTGACGGCCTGCGGCGGCGGTCCTTCGGCCGACCCGAAGACGGTCACCTTCGGATCGAACGGAGCCGATGCCACACCCAAGTCCGCCTACGCGGCGGTGACCAGTGCCTTCACCAAGGACAGCGGTCTCAAGGTCAAGACGAACACCGTCGACCATGACACGTTCCAGAAGAGCATCTCCACCTATCTCCAGGGCACACCGGACGACGTCTTCACCTGGTTCGCGGGCTACCGCATGCAGTACTTCGCCAAGAAGGGGCTCGCCCGACCGCTCGACGACGTCTGGGACACCATAGGTTCCGGCTTCAGCGACGCCGCGAAGCAGCTCTCCAAGGGAGAGGACGGCAAGTACTACTTCGTCCCGCTGTACAACTACCCGTGGGCCGTCTTCTACCGCAAGAGCGTGTTCAAGGAGCGCGGGTACGAACCGCCCCGCACCTGGAGCGAATTCACCGCACTGGCCAAGCAGATGAAGAAGGACGGCCTGTCGCCGATCGCCTCCGGATACGGCGGGGGCGACAGCTGGTCCATCCTCGGCGCCTTCGACTACCTGAATCTGCGGGCCAACGGATACGACTTCCACATGTCGCTCATGCGGGGAGAGGTCTCCTGGACCGACCGCCGTACGAGCCGGACCCTGGACCTGTGGCGTGAACTCAGCCCCTACTACCAGCAGGGGGCGGGCGGCCGCTCATGGCAGGACGCCGCTCAGTCACTGCTCGACAAGAAGTCCGGCATGGCGGTCATCGGGCTGTTCCTGGGACAGCAGATCACGGACGAGAAGCTGCGCGCGGACATCGACTTCTTCGCCTTCCCGGAGATCGACGCAGCCCACGGCCAGGACACGGTCGAGGCACCCACCGACGGGTTCATGCTCAGCCGCAAGCCGAAGAACGAGAAGGGCGCGGCCCGCCTCCTCGAATTCCTCGGCAGCGCCCAGGCGGAGAACCTGTACATGGGGGCCGACCCGAGCAATGTCGCCGTCCACTCCGCTGCGGACACCGGCTCGTACAACGCCCTGCAGAAGAAGTCCGCGGAACTCATCGCCTCGGCGAAGCACATCACGCAGTTCGGCGACCGCGACAGCGACCCGGGCTTCGTCTCCACCGTCGTACTGCCGGGCCTGGCTCAGTGGCTGGGCCACCCCGACGACGGCTCGGCCCTGCTGAAGAAGATCGAGTCCCAGCGCTCGCGCTTCTTCACGGCCTGA